In the genome of Oxalobacter aliiformigenes, one region contains:
- a CDS encoding YebC/PmpR family DNA-binding transcriptional regulator — translation MSGHSKWANIKHKKAATDAKRGKIWTRLIKEITVAARMGGGDINSNPRLRLAADKAAAANMPKENVQRAIARGTGTLDGVNYEEVRYEGYGINGAAIIVDCLTDNRVRTVSEVRHAFSKFGGNMGTEGSVAFQFKHCGQLFFAPGTDEDALMEVALEAGAEDIISDEEGGLEVICAPADFAQVKDALEKAGFKPEMAEIVMRPNSETEFTGAEAEKMQKLLDALENLDDVQEVYTNAVIEEE, via the coding sequence ATGTCCGGACATAGTAAATGGGCCAATATTAAACACAAGAAAGCGGCAACCGATGCCAAACGTGGAAAAATTTGGACGAGACTGATCAAGGAAATTACTGTTGCAGCCCGTATGGGTGGAGGGGATATCAACAGCAATCCCCGCCTTCGGCTGGCTGCTGACAAGGCCGCTGCAGCCAATATGCCGAAAGAAAACGTCCAAAGGGCAATCGCCCGAGGAACAGGGACACTCGATGGTGTCAATTATGAGGAAGTCCGTTACGAGGGTTATGGCATCAACGGTGCGGCCATTATCGTCGATTGTCTGACGGATAACCGTGTCAGGACCGTATCCGAAGTACGTCACGCCTTTTCCAAATTCGGCGGCAACATGGGAACGGAAGGATCGGTCGCCTTCCAGTTCAAGCATTGCGGCCAACTGTTTTTCGCACCCGGTACTGATGAAGACGCTTTGATGGAAGTCGCTCTTGAAGCCGGTGCCGAAGACATCATCAGCGATGAGGAAGGTGGTCTGGAGGTTATTTGCGCACCGGCTGATTTCGCACAGGTCAAGGACGCTCTTGAAAAAGCCGGTTTCAAACCGGAAATGGCAGAAATCGTCATGCGTCCCAATTCCGAAACGGAATTTACCGGAGCAGAAGCCGAAAAAATGCAGAAACTTCTGGATGCGCTGGAGAATCTGGATGATGTCCAGGAAGTCTATACCAATGCCGTTATTGAAGAGGAATGA
- the purD gene encoding phosphoribosylamine--glycine ligase encodes MNILVIGSGGREHALAWKLAQSVRVQKVYVAPGNGGTALDPRLENVSVSSPSELADFAVANDIAITVVGPEAPLAAGIVNIFRERGLKIFGPTKEAAQLESSKDFAKAFMERHGIPTARYQTFTDPEKAHRYIDRQGAPIVIKADGLAAGKGVVVATTVQQAHDAVNMMLSDNKLGDAGARVVIEEFLEGEEASFIVLVDGKNILPLATSQDHKRLKDNDEGPNTGGMGAFSPAPVVTPALHARILREIIVPTVNGMRKDGIPYSGFLYAGIMIDKDGHPKTLEFNCRMGDPETQPILSRLKSDLAFVLEHAVNGTLDRIELEWDRRIALGVVLASAGYPENPQKGAVITGIPKESENCIVFHAGTRLDHDGRLLTSGGRVLCVVGLADSMRMAQKTAYDAVESIYFEGVQYRHDIGWRALKPYKTVPTT; translated from the coding sequence ATGAATATTCTTGTGATCGGTTCGGGAGGCAGAGAGCATGCGCTTGCATGGAAGCTGGCACAGTCTGTCAGGGTACAGAAAGTCTATGTCGCACCGGGAAACGGTGGTACGGCTCTTGATCCCCGACTTGAAAACGTGTCGGTTTCCAGTCCTTCGGAACTGGCCGATTTTGCCGTTGCCAACGATATCGCCATAACTGTCGTCGGTCCGGAAGCACCCCTTGCGGCCGGTATTGTCAATATTTTCCGGGAACGGGGCCTGAAGATTTTCGGCCCGACCAAAGAAGCCGCCCAGCTTGAAAGTTCCAAGGATTTTGCCAAGGCATTTATGGAACGTCACGGCATTCCGACCGCCCGGTACCAGACTTTCACGGATCCGGAAAAAGCGCACCGGTATATCGACCGGCAGGGAGCGCCTATCGTGATCAAGGCGGATGGCTTGGCTGCCGGCAAGGGAGTGGTTGTCGCAACGACGGTGCAGCAGGCTCATGATGCCGTCAACATGATGTTGTCCGACAACAAGCTGGGCGATGCAGGTGCGCGGGTTGTCATCGAAGAGTTTCTGGAGGGAGAAGAAGCCAGTTTTATCGTTCTGGTCGATGGAAAGAATATTCTGCCTCTGGCAACCAGCCAGGACCACAAACGGCTGAAAGACAACGACGAGGGTCCCAATACCGGTGGAATGGGCGCTTTTTCCCCTGCACCGGTCGTCACACCGGCACTGCATGCCCGTATTCTCCGGGAAATCATCGTCCCGACCGTCAACGGCATGCGCAAGGACGGCATTCCCTATTCCGGTTTTTTATACGCCGGTATCATGATCGACAAGGACGGGCATCCGAAAACGCTCGAATTCAATTGTCGCATGGGCGATCCGGAAACACAGCCTATCCTGTCGAGACTGAAAAGCGATCTGGCATTCGTCCTCGAACATGCCGTTAACGGAACGCTGGACAGGATAGAGCTGGAATGGGACCGACGGATTGCACTGGGTGTTGTTCTTGCATCGGCCGGTTATCCTGAAAATCCCCAAAAGGGAGCGGTCATTACCGGAATACCGAAAGAATCGGAAAACTGTATCGTCTTTCATGCGGGAACCCGGCTCGATCACGACGGACGTTTGCTGACGTCCGGAGGCAGGGTCCTGTGTGTCGTCGGACTGGCCGATTCCATGCGTATGGCGCAAAAAACCGCGTATGATGCGGTTGAGTCCATTTATTTCGAAGGCGTACAATACAGACATGATATCGGATGGCGAGCCCTGAAGCCATACAAGACGGTACCGACAACATGA
- a CDS encoding glycosyltransferase family 4 protein → MDRHVLDLINGFSLRGVPVRVIARTVAWPGSQPDNVEFVVLPDRTPFQRFNNNRFDHKAYGYIKDGWPVIGISRVTGGPVDLSVSGGTHLAHLIDKGKKKPGYFDKQVIANEKALYTNSRAIVTHSRRVHDEIVRDYQIDPAKIHVLYPPVDTGFFNMTLQRERDRIRESLGVGKDQFLLLFPSNNHELKGADLILKALEKQDTSFVLAVAGKKELKHPKVLNLGFRQDMPALYTAADATILASKYEAFGLVGPESISCGTPVLFSDTIGAAEVLSEPGCYCFKRSVEDLRELLDRMGERFRTGKLRVESPAKCIHYPYRFDEYLDELISLIQS, encoded by the coding sequence ATGGACAGGCATGTACTGGATCTGATCAACGGATTTTCGTTGCGCGGGGTTCCTGTTCGCGTTATAGCGCGGACAGTCGCATGGCCGGGCAGTCAGCCCGACAATGTGGAATTTGTTGTGTTGCCGGACAGAACACCCTTCCAGCGATTCAACAATAATCGTTTCGATCACAAGGCTTACGGGTACATAAAAGATGGATGGCCCGTCATCGGTATTTCGCGAGTGACCGGGGGGCCTGTCGATCTGTCTGTTTCCGGTGGAACACATTTGGCCCATCTGATTGACAAGGGAAAGAAAAAGCCGGGTTATTTTGACAAGCAGGTGATCGCCAATGAAAAAGCGCTTTATACGAATTCCAGGGCTATTGTGACGCATTCGCGGCGGGTACATGACGAGATTGTCCGGGATTATCAAATCGATCCCGCAAAAATTCATGTGCTTTATCCGCCGGTCGATACAGGGTTTTTCAACATGACTCTTCAACGTGAACGGGACAGGATAAGGGAATCACTGGGAGTCGGAAAAGACCAGTTCCTTTTGCTGTTTCCCTCGAACAATCACGAACTCAAGGGCGCAGACCTGATTCTGAAGGCACTGGAAAAACAGGATACTTCTTTTGTTCTGGCCGTTGCGGGCAAAAAAGAACTGAAGCATCCAAAAGTCCTGAATTTGGGGTTCCGCCAGGATATGCCGGCACTTTATACGGCGGCGGATGCTACGATACTGGCGTCCAAGTACGAAGCGTTCGGTCTCGTCGGTCCTGAATCCATTTCATGCGGTACACCCGTCCTGTTTTCAGATACGATCGGGGCCGCAGAAGTCCTGTCGGAACCGGGCTGCTACTGTTTCAAAAGAAGCGTCGAAGATCTCAGGGAATTGCTTGACCGGATGGGAGAACGTTTCAGAACAGGGAAACTGAGAGTCGAATCGCCAGCCAAGTGTATCCATTATCCTTATAGATTCGATGAGTATCTGGATGAACTGATCAGTCTTATCCAGTCATGA
- the waaF gene encoding lipopolysaccharide heptosyltransferase II, producing MRKKWNNLSMDKKPERILIISPNWIGDAIMAQPLLQLLKQREPATVIDILAPAWVAPVWEAVPEVSRVYATSFRHGKLQLKDRWRMARVLKASSYDRAYVLPNTLKFALIPWMAKIPERIGYLGEKRYGLLNVIHRDDKHSPRPMIPFYAALANPPAKDAPGREDCPTPHMSVAREEAVGILEKLDIDATRRIVAFAPGAEFGPAKRWPVHSFIALAERILAEFGHIQILLLGSPNDRVVCDPIASAVPAVVNLAGKTTLKEAIALISQIDALVTNDSGLMHVASAFGRPVIAMYGSTDYHHTPPFSKYSEIVSLDLECAPCQKRECPLGHHHCMELLKPETVYSVLKKYLVSPVGRTGGLPLEGESGKREEVKP from the coding sequence ATGCGCAAGAAATGGAACAATCTGTCAATGGATAAAAAGCCGGAACGAATTCTGATCATTTCACCGAACTGGATCGGTGATGCCATCATGGCGCAGCCGTTATTGCAGTTGCTCAAGCAGCGCGAACCGGCGACTGTAATTGATATTTTGGCGCCTGCCTGGGTGGCTCCCGTATGGGAGGCGGTGCCGGAAGTCAGCCGAGTGTATGCGACATCGTTCAGACATGGAAAACTGCAGCTGAAAGATCGATGGCGTATGGCGCGTGTTCTGAAAGCGTCGTCTTACGACCGTGCCTATGTTTTGCCGAATACCCTGAAATTCGCCCTGATCCCGTGGATGGCGAAAATTCCGGAAAGAATCGGTTATCTGGGGGAAAAACGGTATGGTCTCCTGAATGTCATTCACCGGGACGATAAACATTCACCTCGGCCGATGATTCCGTTCTATGCGGCATTGGCCAATCCTCCGGCAAAAGATGCGCCGGGCAGGGAAGACTGTCCGACACCTCATATGTCCGTTGCACGGGAAGAGGCGGTCGGGATTCTTGAAAAGCTGGATATCGATGCGACTCGCCGGATTGTCGCATTTGCGCCGGGAGCGGAATTCGGGCCGGCGAAACGCTGGCCTGTCCACAGTTTCATCGCTCTGGCCGAACGCATACTTGCCGAGTTCGGTCATATCCAGATATTGCTGCTGGGTTCGCCAAATGACAGGGTCGTTTGCGATCCGATTGCCTCCGCGGTGCCGGCAGTTGTCAATCTCGCGGGGAAAACGACTCTGAAAGAAGCGATTGCCCTGATTTCCCAGATCGATGCACTGGTCACGAACGATTCAGGATTGATGCATGTCGCGTCCGCATTCGGGCGGCCTGTCATCGCCATGTATGGTTCGACCGATTATCACCATACGCCGCCTTTTTCGAAATATTCCGAAATCGTGTCGCTGGATCTGGAATGCGCACCTTGCCAGAAAAGGGAATGTCCATTGGGGCATCATCATTGTATGGAACTGCTGAAGCCGGAAACCGTGTATAGTGTTCTGAAAAAATATCTTGTCAGTCCTGTGGGCAGAACCGGTGGTTTGCCGTTGGAAGGAGAGTCCGGGAAAAGAGAGGAAGTGAAGCCATGA
- a CDS encoding Maf family protein, whose amino-acid sequence MHPGENMIYLASKSPRRQKLLNQIAVRFTILDVPQQDPVHSDMVNEAVHSGENAYDYVSRIAREKAEYARQFLVTQNMPEHPVLTADTTVVMEGEIIGKPADKNEATEILRRLSGKTHQVLTSVAVRNKEHLFQTVQTSDVTFALLTSRHINAYVDTGEPFDKAGGYGIQGLAGKFITHITGSYSGIMGLPLYETTVLLRKAGISIP is encoded by the coding sequence ATGCACCCCGGCGAAAATATGATCTATCTGGCGTCCAAAAGTCCGAGACGTCAAAAATTGCTGAACCAGATCGCCGTCCGGTTCACGATACTGGATGTTCCACAACAGGATCCGGTTCATTCCGATATGGTGAATGAAGCCGTTCATTCCGGAGAAAATGCATACGATTATGTCAGCAGAATCGCACGGGAAAAGGCCGAGTATGCCCGGCAGTTTCTTGTGACACAAAACATGCCTGAACACCCTGTTCTGACGGCTGATACGACTGTCGTCATGGAAGGCGAAATTATTGGCAAACCTGCCGACAAAAACGAGGCAACAGAAATACTCCGCCGTCTCTCGGGAAAAACCCATCAGGTTCTGACCAGTGTCGCGGTCAGAAACAAGGAACACCTGTTCCAGACTGTGCAGACATCGGATGTGACATTCGCATTGCTGACGTCCCGGCACATCAATGCCTATGTCGATACCGGTGAACCATTTGATAAAGCGGGCGGTTATGGCATACAAGGTCTGGCGGGCAAATTCATCACACACATAACGGGCAGTTATTCCGGTATCATGGGTTTGCCTTTATATGAAACAACAGTGCTCTTGAGAAAAGCAGGAATATCCATTCCATGA
- the rng gene encoding ribonuclease G, which yields MTEDILINVTPQETRIAIVSEGATQELHIERSQTRGLAGNVYLGRVVRVLPGMQSAFVDIGLERAAFLHIDDILEAHQTETPSGKPVPIERMLTDGQSVMVRVIKDPLGTKGARLSTQISIAGRLLVYLPQEKHIGISQRIQDEKERELLKTRVQQFLSEDEKGGFIIRTMAEDASDQDLETDAVFLKKLWRSLKDKAYTTAAPALLYQDLTLSERILRDFVHENTSRILVDSHDEFAKLQEFARIYTPDILDRISCYEGDRPLFDLYNVEEEIQLALSRRVNLKSGGYLIIDQTEAMTTIDVNTGGFVNGRTFDDTIFKTNLEAAHAIARQLRLRNLGGIIILDFIDMVNSEHKNAVMEELKKTMANDRMKVSISDFSALGLVEMTRKRTRESLAHILCEPCPVCHGQGQVKTPQTICYEIMRDIMREAKQFSPREFRILASQIVIDLFLEEESQHLATLGDLIGKPISLQVESAYMQNQYDVILM from the coding sequence ATGACTGAAGATATCCTTATCAACGTTACCCCTCAGGAAACCCGGATAGCCATCGTTTCCGAAGGCGCTACGCAGGAACTGCACATCGAGCGGTCGCAAACCCGGGGATTGGCTGGAAATGTTTATCTTGGCCGCGTCGTCCGGGTGCTTCCCGGCATGCAATCGGCTTTCGTGGATATCGGGCTTGAGCGAGCCGCGTTTCTCCATATCGACGATATTCTCGAAGCACATCAGACGGAAACGCCATCCGGAAAACCGGTTCCTATCGAACGGATGCTGACGGATGGCCAGTCGGTTATGGTGCGGGTCATCAAGGATCCGCTCGGAACGAAGGGCGCTCGCCTATCCACCCAGATTTCCATCGCGGGACGATTGCTTGTTTACCTCCCCCAGGAAAAACATATCGGGATATCGCAGCGTATTCAGGATGAAAAGGAACGCGAACTGCTCAAGACCCGGGTACAGCAATTTTTGTCCGAAGACGAAAAAGGAGGATTCATTATCCGGACGATGGCGGAAGATGCCTCCGACCAGGATCTTGAAACCGATGCCGTTTTCCTGAAAAAGCTCTGGCGTTCATTGAAAGACAAGGCCTATACGACGGCGGCACCGGCCCTGCTCTATCAGGATCTGACGCTGTCAGAACGGATTCTGCGCGACTTCGTGCACGAAAACACCTCCAGAATTCTGGTCGATTCCCATGATGAATTTGCCAAATTACAAGAGTTCGCCAGAATCTACACCCCGGACATTCTTGACCGTATATCCTGCTATGAAGGCGATCGCCCGCTTTTCGATTTGTATAACGTCGAAGAAGAAATCCAGCTTGCACTCTCGCGACGGGTCAATCTGAAATCGGGAGGTTATCTGATTATCGACCAGACGGAAGCCATGACAACGATTGACGTCAATACCGGCGGTTTCGTCAACGGACGCACATTCGACGACACGATATTCAAGACCAATCTCGAAGCCGCCCATGCCATTGCCCGCCAGTTAAGACTTCGCAATCTGGGCGGAATCATCATTCTCGACTTCATCGATATGGTCAATTCCGAACACAAAAATGCCGTCATGGAAGAGCTCAAAAAAACAATGGCCAATGACCGGATGAAAGTCTCCATTTCCGATTTTTCTGCATTAGGGCTTGTCGAAATGACCCGCAAACGAACGCGTGAATCACTGGCACATATTCTTTGCGAACCTTGTCCGGTCTGCCACGGTCAGGGACAGGTCAAGACGCCGCAAACCATCTGTTATGAAATCATGCGCGACATCATGCGTGAAGCCAAGCAGTTCAGCCCGAGAGAATTCCGGATTCTTGCATCCCAGATTGTTATCGACCTTTTTCTGGAAGAAGAATCCCAGCATCTGGCCACATTGGGTGATCTGATCGGAAAACCGATTTCATTGCAAGTTGAATCCGCGTACATGCAGAACCAGTATGACGTTATTCTGATGTGA
- a CDS encoding glycosyltransferase family 2 protein has product MTPISGLVITLNEAHNITDCIRSMKRICDDIVVVDSGSTDGTIELAREQGALVIVQKPFLGDGPQRSLGLPHCRHQWVLNLDADERLEDDFVDYVKKTDLDALGVDLVETRRHNLLGGRFTPYAGQYPDYVKRLFNRTQADFKPVVAHSHVEANSSIKVPVHITHYSYRDYPDLVAKSRYSGWLAKDLAESGKPLHAWQPILHGSWAFIRHYLVQAGFLAGLDGLTISLCKGMSSYLKYAHAIELRRNRKKEES; this is encoded by the coding sequence ATGACACCAATTAGCGGATTGGTCATTACCTTGAATGAAGCACACAATATTACCGATTGCATCCGTTCGATGAAACGGATATGTGACGATATTGTGGTGGTGGATTCAGGCAGTACCGATGGTACCATAGAACTGGCCCGCGAACAGGGGGCGCTGGTGATTGTTCAAAAACCGTTTCTGGGCGATGGCCCGCAAAGATCGCTGGGGCTGCCGCATTGCCGGCATCAATGGGTGTTGAATCTGGATGCAGATGAACGTCTTGAAGACGATTTTGTCGATTATGTAAAGAAAACCGATCTGGATGCACTGGGTGTCGATCTTGTCGAAACGCGCCGTCATAATCTGCTGGGCGGCCGTTTTACGCCTTATGCCGGCCAATATCCGGACTATGTGAAAAGACTATTCAACCGGACACAGGCTGATTTCAAACCTGTTGTTGCCCATTCCCATGTTGAAGCGAACTCTTCCATAAAAGTGCCGGTTCATATTACACACTATTCCTACCGCGACTATCCCGATCTGGTTGCCAAAAGCCGGTATTCGGGGTGGCTGGCAAAAGATCTGGCGGAAAGCGGCAAGCCTTTGCATGCATGGCAGCCGATTCTTCACGGAAGCTGGGCTTTTATACGGCACTATCTTGTTCAGGCGGGATTTCTGGCCGGGCTGGATGGCCTGACGATTTCATTGTGCAAGGGAATGAGTTCCTATCTGAAATATGCTCACGCCATTGAATTGAGACGAAACAGGAAAAAAGAAGAATCATGA
- a CDS encoding glucokinase encodes MTTCVSSEKEKRAARRTVTRLFPCLVGDVGGTNARFAIETAPGRFAAMARLPVKNFSNFGEALRFYLKQPASVTAGSPSVRTAAVAIANPLDGDRVKMTNSDWAFSVDGVRKAFGLDVFLLVNDFTALAMSLPFLPADSLIQCGGGTRVPGKAIGLIGAGTGLGVSGLVPSGEYWVPLETEGGHVSFSPANDLEMEILRQTKKRYDHVSAERLISGMGLEWLYVLLAEMEGMHVAPLKASEITGRALTGADRLCDRVVEVFCQMLGTAAGNLALTLGARGGIFIGGGIVPHLKERFFTSGFRKRFEEKGRFSEYVSKIPVFVIKDTFAAFTGVSILMDNYSESLLSI; translated from the coding sequence ATGACGACTTGTGTGTCCAGCGAAAAAGAAAAACGTGCCGCCAGAAGGACGGTGACGCGTCTGTTTCCCTGTCTGGTCGGCGATGTAGGCGGGACGAACGCGCGTTTTGCCATAGAAACGGCGCCGGGCCGTTTTGCGGCGATGGCCAGATTGCCGGTCAAAAACTTTTCAAATTTCGGCGAAGCGTTGCGGTTTTATCTGAAGCAGCCGGCATCCGTTACGGCCGGTTCGCCATCCGTCAGGACGGCCGCCGTCGCCATTGCCAATCCGCTTGATGGCGACAGAGTGAAAATGACCAATTCGGACTGGGCGTTTTCGGTTGACGGAGTCAGGAAAGCATTCGGACTGGACGTTTTTCTGCTCGTCAACGATTTCACCGCGCTTGCCATGTCGCTTCCGTTTTTGCCGGCAGACAGTCTGATCCAGTGTGGAGGCGGGACACGTGTCCCGGGAAAAGCCATTGGACTGATCGGTGCCGGAACAGGACTGGGCGTCTCCGGACTGGTTCCTTCGGGAGAATACTGGGTGCCTCTGGAAACAGAAGGGGGGCATGTATCGTTTTCTCCTGCAAACGATCTGGAAATGGAAATATTGAGGCAAACGAAAAAGCGTTACGACCATGTTTCCGCAGAACGGCTGATTTCAGGAATGGGACTGGAATGGCTGTATGTTTTGCTGGCTGAAATGGAAGGAATGCATGTGGCGCCATTGAAAGCTTCCGAAATTACAGGAAGAGCCCTGACGGGAGCGGACCGTTTGTGCGACCGGGTGGTTGAAGTGTTCTGCCAGATGCTGGGAACGGCCGCCGGCAATCTTGCCCTGACGCTGGGTGCAAGAGGAGGAATATTCATCGGAGGCGGTATCGTTCCGCATTTGAAAGAACGGTTTTTCACATCCGGTTTCAGGAAAAGGTTTGAAGAAAAAGGCCGTTTTTCAGAGTATGTTTCGAAAATCCCCGTTTTTGTCATAAAAGACACATTCGCCGCTTTCACAGGGGTTTCCATCCTGATGGACAATTATTCTGAAAGTCTCTTGTCTATTTGA
- the rlmH gene encoding 23S rRNA (pseudouridine(1915)-N(3))-methyltransferase RlmH — protein sequence MQVTVIAVGHRMPDWIENGFREYAKRMPSEWHFVLKELKPVERTGNRNAETVMAAEAQKIQSAIPKGARIIALDERGKDLSTVQLADNMKKWLQDGRDLVFVIGGADGLDSTLKKQADSLIRLSSLTLPHGMVRILLTEQLYRASTILQNHPYHRS from the coding sequence ATGCAAGTCACTGTCATTGCTGTCGGGCACCGGATGCCGGACTGGATTGAAAACGGTTTCAGGGAATATGCCAAACGCATGCCTTCCGAATGGCACTTTGTCTTAAAGGAACTGAAACCTGTCGAACGAACCGGAAACAGGAATGCGGAAACCGTTATGGCGGCCGAGGCCCAGAAAATACAGTCTGCCATTCCGAAGGGAGCCAGAATCATCGCTCTGGACGAACGGGGAAAGGATCTGTCCACCGTACAACTGGCCGACAATATGAAAAAATGGTTGCAGGACGGACGCGATCTTGTTTTTGTTATCGGAGGTGCCGATGGGCTCGACTCCACGCTGAAAAAACAGGCAGATTCTCTCATCCGGCTGTCTTCTCTGACGCTGCCGCATGGTATGGTTCGCATATTGCTGACAGAGCAGCTTTACCGTGCTTCCACTATTTTGCAAAACCATCCTTACCACCGGAGCTGA
- the nadD gene encoding nicotinate (nicotinamide) nucleotide adenylyltransferase: MTKRCIILLGGSFDPVHVGHVELGKYFCRLFNTNELRLIPAGNPWQKPLLKANPKQRIAMLECAFKPLGLSFTIDSQEIDRPGATYTIDTLRSIRHEVGPDVSLIFLMGADQLLRLDTWHNWRQLFDLTNIAVSARPGFSNSLALIPKAIADEFSRRFAAPEKIISTPAGLTYLATDLQINVSATEIRAALQNDQSPAALVPAPVLSYIKENNLYKN; this comes from the coding sequence TTGACAAAGCGATGTATCATTCTTTTAGGCGGCAGCTTCGATCCGGTGCATGTAGGACATGTCGAGCTTGGAAAATATTTCTGCCGTTTATTCAACACCAACGAGTTGCGCCTCATTCCCGCCGGAAATCCCTGGCAAAAGCCTCTGTTGAAAGCGAACCCGAAACAGCGCATCGCCATGCTGGAATGTGCATTCAAACCGCTTGGACTTTCCTTTACCATTGACTCCCAGGAAATCGACCGTCCGGGAGCCACATATACCATCGATACCTTGCGTTCGATCCGCCATGAAGTCGGGCCGGATGTTTCGCTCATTTTTCTGATGGGGGCCGACCAGCTCCTTCGCCTGGACACCTGGCATAACTGGCGACAACTTTTCGATCTGACCAACATCGCCGTATCCGCCCGCCCGGGATTCTCGAATTCGCTGGCGCTGATCCCCAAGGCGATAGCCGACGAGTTTTCACGCCGTTTTGCGGCTCCGGAAAAAATCATTTCCACACCGGCAGGACTGACTTATCTCGCCACGGATTTGCAGATCAACGTTTCAGCGACAGAAATCAGGGCCGCATTGCAAAACGACCAGAGTCCGGCAGCATTGGTACCGGCTCCGGTTTTGAGTTATATCAAAGAAAACAATTTATACAAAAATTAA